In Deltaproteobacteria bacterium, the genomic window TCTGGCCCCCATAATAAAGAGTCCTCCCTCTAATTCGGTCTATCCATGCCTATCGACTTCTTTAGTCGCTTAATAAATCAACATCGACAAAGTTTTGTCGATCAAGTGGCAAAATTCCTGTAGGGTGGGAGCAGCGAAGCGTAACCCACCAATATTAAAAACAAAGCAGATAAAAAACCTCATTCTGAATTCTGGAGAAGCCGATTTTTGGAAATCGGGCATAAGGAAGAAGAGATGAAAAAATCAGGGATAGAGTAAATATTCTTGTCGCAGCCGTAAAAATTTATTCAGCCCATCCTGCCAGGAGGCCTCAAGTTCCGTAATGGGTTGCCCGGCCTCCAGGGCTTGACGGATCAGTTGATCGCCGACCAACAGATCAATGGGCATCCTTTCGGTTTCATATTCATAAGGAGGGGACTTCCAAATAAAGTCCTCGGGATACAGGGTCCGGATGGCCTGGATTAACCTCAAAGAGGTCCGATAGGGTTTAAAGGCCTCCGGATCATAAACCCGCAGAAAAAAACCCCGACATTCCAGACCCGGCCATTTTTGAAAGGTCGGACGAAAGGCCATTTCGATCAATTGAACTCCCGGCAAAGACGTATCCCTGATGAGTTCATTAACTTTTTGGGGATCGATGAAAGGGGCCCCGAAAACTTCAAAGGGCCGGGTAGTTCCCCTTCCTTCCGAGAGGTTCGTCCCCTCCAAGAGCACCTGTCCGGGATAGACCAGGGCCGTGGAAAGGGCAGGCATATTCGGAGAAGGCATCACCCAGGGGTTACCGGTTTGATCAAAAGACATCGACCGCTGCCAGCCTTCCATGGGGATCACCCGAAGGTCGGCGCCGATGTCCATTTCCTGGTTAAATAATCGGGCCAGTTCCCCCATAGTCAGGCCGTGACGCATGGGCAAAGGATAGACCCCGACAAAGGAAGTCAGGTTCGGTAGAAGGATATTTCCTTCTACGGCGATCCCTCCAATC contains:
- a CDS encoding DUF1343 domain-containing protein — its product is MRFGIDSLLSHPPSDLLKRRWGLLSNQASINQEGYYSKDLLRGKFQNNLTCLFSPQHGFWGTEQDNMVETPDSRDPATGLPIYSLYSRTRRPTARMMEAFDVLFIDLQDVGTRVYTFITTLAYCLQECQNYRKKIVILDRPNPIGGIAVEGNILLPNLTSFVGVYPLPMRHGLTMGELARLFNQEMDIGADLRVIPMEGWQRSMSFDQTGNPWVMPSPNMPALSTALVYPGQVLLEGTNLSEGRGTTRPFEVFGAPFIDPQKVNELIRDTSLPGVQLIEMAFRPTFQKWPGLECRGFFLRVYDPEAFKPYRTSLRLIQAIRTLYPEDFIWKSPPYEYETERMPIDLLVGDQLIRQALEAGQPITELEASWQDGLNKFLRLRQEYLLYP